The genomic window GGGATAAGCTTTTTTGTCGTCAGGACTAAAGTCCTTACTACGAACCGTCAAAACTAACTTGATAAACCACGGGAAGTTATTTAATTTTGACTTTTGACTTGATTTTTCCCCAGATCCCATTTTTAAAGATTCCCGACAGACTTTTTAAGAATCTCTATAAAGTCCATTTTTCACTGCTAGTATTCATCAACCTGAAGCGTACAATAAATATATGTAAGTACATAGTGTAGAGATGATGGTCAATTGCTGCCTGTAATTGCCCTGATATTCTAAGTTACTGACAAAACTTCAGCCGATTGTCTGAAAGCCGCTATGAAAATGGCCACTTGCTACCTGATGCTGTTAGTTTGATCAAATTTCGGGGAACTATGTAACTATAAACTTTTAATATTTTGTCAGTAAACAACCCGAACAGTGAATACAACTGCTTTACAAAGCTGGTGAAAAGACCGTTCCTGAGTATATAAACCTATGAATATGAAAGAAAGAGCTACCGATGCGGAGTCTATATCAGCCGATAAGGTAGAAATCGCTGTCCGCCTAGACTCGGATTTACTGGAGCAAATTCAGCATCTCACTGATGATCCGAGCAAGGTGATTGAAGTAGCGATACGCCAATGGTTACGGGGTGAGATTCTCAGAGATGATGAACTAACACGCACCCCCCATCGTATCCCTGTTCCACCCAGGGGAGAATGGAATGATTAACATTTCATAAATAGGCTGTAAAGAATCAAGCCGAAAATTGTAAAGTTGGTCAATCTAGATTCCAGAACAGCTAAAATACGCAATACTCAGTGTGTAAAAGCTGTAAATTTTTATGCCAAGCTTTGCCAAGTTTAAGTAAAACTGTTTTGAGTTGCCATTTATCTATCCAACTCGATGTAATGATTATTACTGCCAACTCCGAATTGCCAAACATATTTCCCCAAAATCTGGAATCTACTAACCCTAAAGCTGATGGCTTACTACCAACCCTCGGTGCTGAGTTGGTATATACGCAGGATAGGACAGGGCGTTATCTGTCTTTTTATTGGCAAAAAACTGATATTTTGGGTTTTAGTCCCGAAAGCATAGTCAATGAATGTCATGGTGAGGAAGTCTTTATCCCCGTAGATCAAGCTGCCTATTTGGAAAGAGTGCATCGTATTTTAACTAGTTTAGTACCCGAAAGGTGTCAATGTTGGTTTAAGTGCGATCGCAATTTATTTGAGTTGGAGTTGGCAATTTGTCCAATGATTCCGCCTCTGGGAACTAATGCGACTACAGTTTTGGTAACGGGTAGGTTATTACAAGTTAAAGTCAATACCCAGGAAGTAAATGTAGCAATTAATTCGTCAGAACAGATAGACATCAACTCGCGATCGCAAAAACATCAAAAACTAGTCAATAAAATTACCAGAAATATCCGTCGGACATTAGATTTAGATGTAATCTGGCAACAAACAGTTGATAGTTTAGGCAAAGCATTGCAGCTAGAACGGTGTATTATCTGCCCTTATCAGCCCTCTAGCTCCAAAGTGCGGGTAATAGCAGAGTATCATCAACCAGAACGCCCTTCTATGCTGGGTTTAGAAATAGATGTTAATACTGAACCAGCCTTTGCTCAAGCCTTGACAACCTTAGAACCTGTGATCATGGAAGTTCCAGGGTATAATCTTTGCCCACAACAAAAAATTTTAGTAGTGGCTACCTGCTATCAAGACCAAGCCAATGCTTTAATTGCCATTAATCTGCCAGATGAATGTTACCCATTAACAGATGGGGAATTAGAACTAGCTACAGAAGTGGCAGATCAGTTAGGAACTGCGATCGCTCATGCTACCTTATACAAAGAACTAGAAGCAGCCAGACAAAAAGCCGAAGAAGCCTCCCGTCTCAAGAGTGAGTTTCTCGCTAACGTCTCCCATGAAATTCGTACCCCTCTCAACGGTATGATTGGTTTCTTAAAGCTGATTTTAGAAGGTATGGCAGACGATGTTGAAGAAAGAAATCAGTTTTTAGATGAAGCGCACCAACTATCTTTACATCTGCTGAATATTATTAACGACATTTTAGATATAGCCAAAATCGAAGCCGGAAAAATGGAGCTAGTTTGCGCTCCTGTTAAGCTAGATGAGCTATTTGCTGATGTTGAAAACTTCATGTGTCCCCAAGCAGCAGTAAAAAACCTCAGCTTCAGGATGCAATTACCTCCCACTTCAGATGACATAATAGTTCAAGGCAATTACCAGAGGTTGTTGCAAGTTATGCTGAATTTAACAGGTAATGCCATCAAATTCACCCACGAAGGCGGTATTACCGTTAGTGCCGATATTGTAGTTCACAAAGGGAAATTTCCAGAACAGCAATTTCCTGGGATGGTGAGAGTTAGGGTAGCAGACACAGGTATTGGTGTTTCCCTAGACCAACAAGACAAACTCTTTCAACTATTCTCACAGGTAGATGGTTCGCGTACTCGCCAATACGGTGGGACAGGTTTGGGACTGGCAATATCTCAGAAGCTAGTAGAGACTATGGGTGGGGAAGTACATTTTTACAGTCTCGGTGAAGGACTTGGTTCTACTGTCACCTTCACAGTTCCTCTATATCAACAACCAGTTATGCTGTCTTCAACTGACAATGAATCAGATTGTATTTGATCAGTTTCCTGGTTGCTCTAGCACAATCACATCTACTAGAGGTGTGAAGTTAAAGTTTTCCTGGCGTAAATGTTGATGAATAGCTTGGGTAAGACGAGAACGAATAGCCGCAGCAGATTCGGTAACTCCTTGTCTACGCTGCACATAGACAACGCAAAGTAATGTATTTTGACTTTCTATATTGGGACGAGTGAAGCGAACATTAGACTCAACTAATTGGGCTAAATTCGTCTGTTTAACTACTTTTTGCAGTTCAGAATTAGCTCTTTGGGCAATGGTGGAGCGTTCTAAACTAGGAGAATTCATAAACTGCCAGGAAAGAAGGATAGAAAGCGCAATGATAGTGATAATTAAGGCAGTAAGAAATATATTTTTGTTGCCGCGTTGGTAGCGGCTTCCTTGAGTAGACAACCCAAACTTTCTAAATAAAAGAGAAGCTGATAAATTAATCCCGCAGAGTTGCAGAAATAACAAAAATATCCCATCAGTCACCATGTCCCAGCGACCAATTGCACTAGCCATACCTACTATTCCTGTTGGTGGGGCGAGGGAAGCAGCAACTAACATACCTGTTGCAGCCCCTGAGACTAAGCTATTTTGCTCTGACTGTACCAAGTTCAAAGCTCCTGCTGCACCAGCTGCTAGTGGTAGAAATACAGCTACTGCTGAAAGCTGACTACGTTCAATCATTAGACTAGTAGCAATTTCCTGTTGCAGAATTAGGCTGAGTAACCAGGTAGTCACAATCGTCACGCTTAAAGCTGAAAAATAACGCACAAGACTACGCCAGAGTAATTGCCAATCACCTCGTGCGGTAGCAATGGCTGTATTCATGGCGGGGCCAGCAAAGGGGGCAATCAGCATGGCTGCTACCAGCAAAAAAACTGTATTCGTATACAAGCCAATCCAAACTACTATCCCAGCTAATACTGCATAACCAAGAAAACCCTGCCAAGAGCCGACACTTTGTAACCCTGCTAGAAAGACTTCTATGGAGCTACGTTCTTCCACATCTTTGACTTGTTCCGGTGCTTCTGATGCAGGTGGACGCAAAGGCATTACTCCAGAGGGAAGAAGAGTAATATGAACGTTAGGGAGTTCTTCCAACTTAGCAAATAGCTGATCTACTCGGCGATTGGAAACATGAACAATCACCACATCGATGGGTTCGTCACCGTTGTTAGCTGCAAATTGTGCGAGGTTCTGCCCTTCCAGAGATTTAGCAATATCGAGAACATCTCCACCAAACCCCTGTGGAACTTGGATGATTAGTTGTCGCATATATCCTCCTGAGTGTAAAGTTCTCACAGTGTCAGTGCGATCGCTCTCTAGCTAGAGAAGTATTTTTTAGTCAACTACTTTGTAATTACTCCTCAAGATAAACACTTTTGTCTTAAAAATCCTTCTTTGAGAAGCTTTGTTGTTAACCAAGGCACACTAATATTTAAATATTCAATTCTGCAAAATTACTTAGCTGATCGCATAATGGGGAGAAAAATGTGCGCTTTGGGCAATGGATTGGTTTATTTATAGTTGCTATATCTTTTTATATTCTTTGGCAAATTCGCCAAATACTTTTGATAGTATTTGCCTCTATAGTTTTAGCAACTATTTTGAATAGGTTTTTGATTTTATTACAGAGATTTCGTATCAAGCGCAGTATTGCTATTCTCATAACTCTTAGTATTTTATTATTAATAATATTCAGCTTCTTTTTTATAATTGTCCCGCAGCTTATCGAGCAATTACAACAACTGGGTACAATCATCCCGATAGCATTAGATCGGCTCAGATTGTGGAATGATTGGTTTTTAAAGGTACTTCCCGATGATGTGTTAGATAATATCCGTAATTTTAGATATCTAACGCAAGATTTCCAAACTTGGTTAAATCGATTATTGAATAATTTTTTATTTTTAGTTACTCGTTCACTTAATATAGCTTTAGGATTACTACTTTTTTTAGCATTAACTATCATGCTAATGGCAGACCCTCAGAAATATCGTAGAGGTTTTATTTTATTATTTCCAGCCTTTTATCGTCAGCGCATGAATGTAATTTTAAATAAATGTGCAGTTTCTTTAAATGGTTGGATTAGAGGCACACTTTTAACTATGTTATTAATTAGCATTTTGAGCTATATTGGACTATCAATTTTGGGTGTGCCATTACCATTAGTTAATGCTATTTTAGCTGGATTTTTAGAGTTTATACCCAATGTTGGACCTACATTAAGTGTGATTCCCCCTGCTTTGTTGGCTGTAGTTGATGCACCGTGGAAAGCAGTTGCAGTAGTAGTTTTATATTTTATAATTCAGCAAGTTGAAAGCCTGATTATATTGCCTTGGGTGATGAAAACTCAGGTATCACTCCTACCAGCAGTTACTTTGCTGTCTGTAGTAATTTTTGGGGCATTTTTTGGCTTTTTGGGTGTCTTTTTAGCTGTGCCTTTAGTGATTGTTTTACAAATTTTGATCCAGGAAATTTTAGTGAAAGATATATTAAATAACTGGAACATTGATAGAGACTAGCACCGCTACGCGGATGTCAAAAGTCAAGTCACTTCTCTACGTTCGCGGAAGCGTGTCGTAGACAGACGCTACGCGTAGCTTGCTTCCACAAAGTGGTACGCTCCAATTCAAAATTCAAAATTAATATCACACTCAATATTGGTAAATTTCATGCCAAAGTGCGAATTAATAAAGCGCGATAATGCCGAATGATACGATAAGAGCAGCATGAAAGCGTGAATACAAAACTCCTCATTTCTCCTCAAGAACTCACCTCTCTGTTAGCAGTAAAATCTCCACGAACTGTCATTATTGATACGCGTACACCAGAAGAGTATGCTATTGCTCATATTCCTCAATCTATAAATATTCGAGATTTTTTTACTTATCTTTTAAAAAATTCCTCCCCCGCAGGATTAAGACAATTACAAGAATATTTTGCGGAAATTATGAGTGAGGTAGGAATATCTGGTGCGGAACGGTTAATTGTGTATGAAGATGCTTTTAATCAAGGTTACGGTCAATCTTGTAGAGCAGCTTTTTTACTAAATTATTTGGGTTGTCCTCATGTATCTGTCTTACATGGAGGTTATAAAGCCTGGCTAGCGGCGGAATTACCTACTACAGATGAAGTCCCTGAAGTTGAAAGCAGCATATTTAGATTGCATCCCCAGGCGGAGATGATGGTGACAACAATCGAGATGTTGGAGGCTATCGTACCTATGCTGAGAACCTCCGGCTTTTAGCCGGGGGATGAAAGCTATTTGCCTGATTTATCAGGCATTTTAGTTTTAATTGCTTTTTTGATTTTCAATATATTTTCTCACAACTTCTGTACTTGCTGCACCAGTTGAAGCAACAAAGTAACTAGGACTCCAGAGGGAAGGAAGTTTTTTTAGGTGCGGGAACTCGCGTCTTAGATGATGAGATGCTCTGCCTTTAATCCATCTTGCCACATCAGCAGGGGATTCATGGGTCGGAACATTTAAAAAACAGTGAACATGGTCAGGCATTATTTCTAAAGCGATAAGTCTCCACTCATGCTCAACTACTAACTCTAATATGATTTCTTGCAAACGCTGTGCGACTTCTTTTATTAGCACCGCTTTTCTCCGTTTTGGAACAAATACAAAATGGTAGTTCAGAGATGAAACTGAGCCACTTGTGCGTCTGTATTCGTGGTCTGATGGTGATAGTTTAGCCACTAAATAAATGTTGTTGACTTATATTCTGACAACAATTATAGTAAAGCATACAGGAGGCTAAAACAAGTGTATAAAACCTGTTCAATTAGAGCTAAATTTAATGACGAAGAAACAGCCTTTTGGTTGAATCAGTGTGAGAATGCTAATAGCTTGATAAATTGTGCATTGTACGAAACCAAGAAAATTCATTACGCTAAGTTACAAGAAAATGGTAATGCTTTTACTACTTATTGGCATGGCGATGAATTACGTAGTGGGTGGAAAATTTATAGATGCAGTACAACTTATCCTGAATTAGATTTGATTCTTAAGCAGAACGTGCATTACAAAGCAATGGCGGCTCAATCTGCACAACAAACGTTAAAGTCGGTTGGCGAGTCAATTACAGCTTATAACGGACTGGTGAAAGCTTA from Nostoc sp. UHCC 0870 includes these protein-coding regions:
- a CDS encoding ATP-binding protein, which encodes MIITANSELPNIFPQNLESTNPKADGLLPTLGAELVYTQDRTGRYLSFYWQKTDILGFSPESIVNECHGEEVFIPVDQAAYLERVHRILTSLVPERCQCWFKCDRNLFELELAICPMIPPLGTNATTVLVTGRLLQVKVNTQEVNVAINSSEQIDINSRSQKHQKLVNKITRNIRRTLDLDVIWQQTVDSLGKALQLERCIICPYQPSSSKVRVIAEYHQPERPSMLGLEIDVNTEPAFAQALTTLEPVIMEVPGYNLCPQQKILVVATCYQDQANALIAINLPDECYPLTDGELELATEVADQLGTAIAHATLYKELEAARQKAEEASRLKSEFLANVSHEIRTPLNGMIGFLKLILEGMADDVEERNQFLDEAHQLSLHLLNIINDILDIAKIEAGKMELVCAPVKLDELFADVENFMCPQAAVKNLSFRMQLPPTSDDIIVQGNYQRLLQVMLNLTGNAIKFTHEGGITVSADIVVHKGKFPEQQFPGMVRVRVADTGIGVSLDQQDKLFQLFSQVDGSRTRQYGGTGLGLAISQKLVETMGGEVHFYSLGEGLGSTVTFTVPLYQQPVMLSSTDNESDCI
- a CDS encoding DUF389 domain-containing protein, whose translation is MRQLIIQVPQGFGGDVLDIAKSLEGQNLAQFAANNGDEPIDVVIVHVSNRRVDQLFAKLEELPNVHITLLPSGVMPLRPPASEAPEQVKDVEERSSIEVFLAGLQSVGSWQGFLGYAVLAGIVVWIGLYTNTVFLLVAAMLIAPFAGPAMNTAIATARGDWQLLWRSLVRYFSALSVTIVTTWLLSLILQQEIATSLMIERSQLSAVAVFLPLAAGAAGALNLVQSEQNSLVSGAATGMLVAASLAPPTGIVGMASAIGRWDMVTDGIFLLFLQLCGINLSASLLFRKFGLSTQGSRYQRGNKNIFLTALIITIIALSILLSWQFMNSPSLERSTIAQRANSELQKVVKQTNLAQLVESNVRFTRPNIESQNTLLCVVYVQRRQGVTESAAAIRSRLTQAIHQHLRQENFNFTPLVDVIVLEQPGN
- a CDS encoding AI-2E family transporter; protein product: MRFGQWIGLFIVAISFYILWQIRQILLIVFASIVLATILNRFLILLQRFRIKRSIAILITLSILLLIIFSFFFIIVPQLIEQLQQLGTIIPIALDRLRLWNDWFLKVLPDDVLDNIRNFRYLTQDFQTWLNRLLNNFLFLVTRSLNIALGLLLFLALTIMLMADPQKYRRGFILLFPAFYRQRMNVILNKCAVSLNGWIRGTLLTMLLISILSYIGLSILGVPLPLVNAILAGFLEFIPNVGPTLSVIPPALLAVVDAPWKAVAVVVLYFIIQQVESLIILPWVMKTQVSLLPAVTLLSVVIFGAFFGFLGVFLAVPLVIVLQILIQEILVKDILNNWNIDRD
- the tnpA gene encoding IS200/IS605 family transposase; translation: MAKLSPSDHEYRRTSGSVSSLNYHFVFVPKRRKAVLIKEVAQRLQEIILELVVEHEWRLIALEIMPDHVHCFLNVPTHESPADVARWIKGRASHHLRREFPHLKKLPSLWSPSYFVASTGAASTEVVRKYIENQKSN